TTCATACATGTATCTCCCCATGTATAACAAAAACATCGAAAATGCTGCCAACTATTTAGATTTTCTATCTAAAAGATTCTCAATATAAATAGGAAGACGTTTTAAATACCACACATGGATTACTggtatttaattaaaacatggCCTTGGATGCCTCTTGATGTAGAAAAATTGTCATCTTATTCTTGGAATGAACAAAGAAAAGGGTAGACAAATTGCATTTGATAAAACGTAGGTCCAGCAACAAGTGAAAACTGATAACTATTGATAAACCAAGAATCACAAAAGAGTTGAAAAAgtatttctgtattttctgttttataattttataaactaGATACCTATAATTGCAAGCATGACTTGAGCACCATGTCTTGCACAATATATATCAGAATGTCAATGGTGTGATTTTGCAtagttaaaaaaagaaatattctgCCAGATGTTTTGGAATCATATCTGATATGGTCAACAACAACCATAGCTTTCATTGGTTTTTCCTCAATAAATTCAGTTTCTTTCAAGCAGAGAAGCAAAAATATTAGTAATCAAGAAGAAGCATTCTTTCTTTTGAGAATTCAAATCTATGGCAGAGAAGGAAGGAGCAATTGTCAAGAAGGGGCATGAGGAAGGTTTCAAAATGATGATTTCCCTACTCGAAGAATTCAAACTCCCACTGGGGATCTTCCCTGTTGTTGATGTGATCGAAGTGGGGTTTGTGAAGAACACAGGCTACATGTGGATCCAGCAAGCAAAAAAAGTTGAGCACAAGTTCAAGATGCTCCCCAAACCGGCAAGTTATGACACTGAAATAAGTGGATATATTGACAAGAATAGAATCAAGAAGCTCAAGGGACTGAAAGTTAACACGCCGATAGTGTCGCATCCAGTTAATGAGATCATTGTGGATGATCCTCCCACTGGTAATATTCAATTTAAGGGGTTTGCTGGCATCAGCAGAACTATCCCACTTGAATATTTTGTTGCTGGCCAGTAAGGGAAAAAATCAATGCATATTTTCTGATTCATGACACTTGTGTCTTGTATCCAATTGGTATTAAGCAAAATGATCAATTCATTATTATTTGTGTGTTAGTGCATTGCAGTTTTTGTTtggcataaaaaataaaatgttttgttTTCTGATAGCAATGTCCTGTTCTTTGAGATACACATGTATGTATTGTTGAAGTTAATGCATGTTTCTTCTTCCTGAACTCTCTTCACAACGTGTTTAACGATATAATTGTTAGCAACTCCATTAAAACTATAATGGCTTGTGATCGATTTTACATCAAATACTCCATCAATAAAAAACAGTCTGCTTTCTTTCAAATATCAGTTATTAGCATTTGAAGTCATTGTAGAATTCAGAACCCATAAGTTCAAATCCTGGCACCACCTATGTGCACAGAATCTCGAAACATATAAACGGACACACTCATGATCGATAGCAAAGATTATTATACCATTTAAATGTGGTCACatattatcttttcttttcacatttttatttgaGCATAGGTTGTTAATTTTTGGAGACAA
The Solanum stenotomum isolate F172 chromosome 12, ASM1918654v1, whole genome shotgun sequence DNA segment above includes these coding regions:
- the LOC125847378 gene encoding uncharacterized protein LOC125847378, which translates into the protein MAEKEGAIVKKGHEEGFKMMISLLEEFKLPLGIFPVVDVIEVGFVKNTGYMWIQQAKKVEHKFKMLPKPASYDTEISGYIDKNRIKKLKGLKVNTPIVSHPVNEIIVDDPPTGNIQFKGFAGISRTIPLEYFVAGQ